TTAGAGGAATTTGTTGTCTTATCCCTCAAGTACCAGGATTAAGTGAAAATATTAGAGTAATAAGCATAGTCGGAAGATTTTTAGAGCATAGTAGAATCTATTATTTCTATAATAATGGTAATGAAGAAATTTATTTAAGTAGTGCAGACTTAATGCAGAGGAATTTAGATCGTAGAGTTGAAATTACATTCCCTATTAAAGATCCCGAGCACAAAGCATTTTTAAAAGAACATATTTTAGATACTTGCTTAAAAGATAATGTAAAAGCAAGAATATTATTACCAACAGGGAAATATGTTTTCAATCATCCAGTTTATAATGAATCTCTTGTGGATCATCAAGAATATATGATGCAATTAGTGAATAACAATTATAAAAAATCTCTTGCATCTAAAATTAATAATAAATAAAAATCATATTCTCTTTTTATTACTTCCAATTAAAAAATAAACCACAATCTAGTTACAATAAAACAAACCAGAATTCCCAGCATTATTGGTAGAAATGTTGAAATCAATGTCCATTTCCAGCTATTTGTTTCTTTATAAATTGTAAATATTGTTGTAGAACATGGATTATGAAGCAAACTAAATAACATTAAATTAATTCCTGTTAGTGTTGTCCATCCTCCTGTTTTCAAAAGCACTGCAACATCTGAGATATTCTCCATTTCAAACATCACTCCAGTTCCCGCTCCCACTCCAGTAATTTTAGTTGTCAACACTGTTAACATTAATATTGTAGGTATTACAATTTCATTAGCTGGTATAGCTATTACATATGCAAGAATAATGACTCCATTTAATCCAATAATCATTGCAGCAGGATCAACAAACTTAATAAAGTGTTCTGCCATACTAACATTATTTATATTAATATTTGCAACAAGCCAGATTACAGCACCAGCAGGTAAAGCAAAAACAACTGCACGCCATAAAACAAAAATTGTTCTATCAATAAGTGAAGTATATAGAATCTGCAATATCTTTGGTGGGCGATAAGGTGGTAATTCAAGACTAAATGCTGATACTTCCCCCTTTAATACTGTATTTGATAAAAGCCATGAAACAACAAGACTCAATATTATTCCCAGAACTGCAATTCCCAGAACTGCAGCTGCAGAAATAAAACCAGCCAAATATGGTGGAGCTAAACTACCAATAAAAATTGTAGCTATTAAAATTTGTGTAGGCCATCTTCCATTACATATAGAAAAATTATTTGTTATTATTGCTATTAATCTTTCACGCGGGCTATCGATAATTCTTGCAGCAATAACACCAGCAGCATTACAACCAAAACCCATACTCATTGTTAATGCTTGTTTACCATGTGCACCTACTTTTTTATAAATGCTATCCATATTAAATGCAACTCTTGGTAAATATCCAAAATCTTCGAGTAATGTAAATAATGGGAAAAATATAGCCATTGGTGGTAACATAACACTAACAACCCATGCCATTGAAAGATAAGCTCCATCAATCAATACTCCTTTTAACCACCACGGGAAATGTAATGCGAGTGCGGTCTCTCCTAAAACAGGATGTAACTTATCAATCAAAATTGAAGATAAAAAACTCGAAGGATAATTAGCTCCTACTATAGTTAACCAGAATACCAAAGAAAGGAGTAATAACATTATAGGTAAACCAGTCCATTTATTAGTAACTATTTTATCTATAAAACGATCAAAATCAAATTTTTGGTTTTTCTCTAATTTAAAAACAACTTCTTGAGTAATTTCTTCAGCATTTTTATAAATTGATTTAATAATTAAATCGTGAACACCTTCCCCTATTTCCCATCTTAATTTTTCTGCAGTTTCAATCAGGTTTTCTCTATCGATATTATTTTCCATAACCAGTATCCTATTTATTATTTGATAATTTTAATGACCCAATTTCACCTGAACGAATAGCATCAATAATTCTTTGATCCCCTTCGAGTAAACGTAAGGCAATCCATCTTGTATTATTTAAATCAGGAAAAATTTTCTGGATTTTTTTATCAAGCTCTTCAACTGCAAACGCTAATTCTTTGAAGTCTTCGGTAACTCTGAATGGCTGACATTTAAAACTTCCAGTTGCAACTTCATATACTGCTTTTAATAATTCTTGAATTCCAATTTTTTCTCTTGCAGCTGTTGGAACAACAGGGATTCCTAATTTCTGTGAAAGTAATTTATCATTGATTAATATTTTATGCCTTTTTGCTTCGTCAATAAGATTCAAACATAAAACAGCTCTATCGGTAATTTCAAGAATTTGAAGTACAAGATTTAGATTTCTTTCCAGTCTTGTTGAATCGACTACAATTATAGTTACATCAGGTTTGCCAAACAATATAAAATCCCGAGCAATTTCTTCATCAACACTTGTAGAAAGTAAAGAATACGTTCCAGGTAAATCGACTATTTTGAATCTCTTATTGTTATAAATAAAACCACCTTCTGTTCTACCAACAGTTTTACCAGGCCAGTTACCTGTATGTTGTTTAAGTCCAGTAAGACTATTAAAAACAGTACTTTTGCCAGTATTAGGATTCCCGGCTAAAGCAACAACAAAGTCATAATCTGTCATATCAATTCCGAGTCTTACAAGATGATTCAGATTATGAACAGGTTGGTTTTCACTATTTTGATTTACATTATTTTTCATTTTATTTCTTTAACAAATATGTTTTCAGCCTGATTTTTTCTGAGAGCTATTAATGTTCCTCTTACTTCGTATGCTACTGGTTCTTTTCCAATACTTTCTAACACTGGTTTTATTTTTGTGCCCGGCACTATACCCAAATCAAGCAGTCTTCTTCTTTGTTCTCCACGCAGAGCTTTAGATAAATAGTTAACCTCTGCAATCTCTCCTGTTTTTAATGAAGAAAGAGGTTTTACATTTATTTTCGAGTAATTACTTTCTTCTATCTCTTTGACGCTTATATTTTTTGCTACTTCTGTAGATAACTTAATTTCTCTTCCTTCTACTTCAATAATAATTTCATCTTTGAATTTTTTAATAATCTTCAATTTCATATCTGGATAAATCTTATGCGAATTAATCACTGAAAAAATTTCATCTGGTTCATCTTCTATGTGCAATATTTGAGCATATTTCCCTTCATCTAATTCATCAAGGAATATTTGTTTCCTGAAGTGAATATTTCCCTTTTCATTTGGTATTGGATCGCCATGAGGATCTAATAATGGATTACCAAGTTCAATGGAAATTTTATTTGCATCTTCAATATCAATTTCATGCTCTTTTTCTTCTGCTATTCGATGCCATTCAGTTTCTTTTATATTTGTTTTTTCAGCCAGATATCTTTCTAATAATCTATGTATACGAACTATCTTTAGAGCATTTTCTCTTCCCAAATCTGTTAATCGAACTATATTATTTTGCTCAGTCACAAGACCTAATTTTTCTAATTTATATATCAGCTGTCTGGCTGTCTCTTCATTAATTAATAAGGTTTCTTTTAAACTATCAATTGTACATTCGCTTAGTTTAAATTCACAATCAAACATGTACTTAAGAGCATCTTCAAATAATACTTTCTCTCTATACTTCTTCATATCATTTAATTTTGAGAGATATTTTTTTAACATAAAAAAAGCAATAATCAGAACAAGTATTCCAGATAAAAAAATCAGATTCATTTTCACCTCGCCTTCTTAACTGGTTTAACCATTATATTTCTTGCCACTTTATCACTGATCGTAACTGTCTTGTTTGAAAACTTAACGATTAAAGACTTATCATACGATACTATATCGGAAACCTCAAATGGTACATTTATAAAAAGTCCTATTTTCGATAGATATTTTATAAGTCGTTCATCAGTATCATCAACTTGTGATAATTCATAAATATTACCAACTTCACATTGATTCATACAAATTAATTTTGGAAGCTTTGGTAATGTTCCATCCTTTTTAGGAATAGGATGACCATGTGGATCTATTTCTGGATAACCCAAGTATTCATCAATTTTATCAATTAAAGAATCAGAAGTATTGTGTTCGAGTAGTTCTGCTTCTTTATGTACTTCACTCCAGGGTATTTTTAATACCTCTAATAAAAATGACTCCCATAATCTATGTTTTCTGACAACTTTTAATGCTGCTTTTTTACCCTCTTTTGTTAGTTGCATTCCTTTGTATTTAGTATATGTAATCAAACCTTCTTTAGCTAATTTTTTTGCCATTCCGCTAATAGCAGAATTTGTAATTGATAATCTTTTAGCAATTCTTGAGGTAGCAGCACCAGTATTTTTATCTATGGTATGTATATAAATAAGTTTCAAATAGTTTTCTTTTGAAATTGTAGTCATAATTTTATCTTCTTAATTAATTATAAAGTTAAGTATTCTTAACTTAATTATCAAGCATATTTAACTATGAATTTTAATATAATTAACTTATTACTCGATACCATAAATTGAACATAATCTTGTTGTTCATCGTTTAATAGGTAGAAAGAAAAGAAATTATTATTTTTACTTTTAAAATAATGGAGAATTTATGCAACTTAACATAGATAATATAAAAGCTGCCTTAAAAAACGTAATAGATCCGGATTTAAAGAGGGATATTGTAAGTTTGAATTTTGTAAAAGACATAAAATTAGAAGGAAAAAATGTATTCTTAGAAATTCAGCTTACCACACCTGCCTGCCCACTTAAAGATAAAATTAAAGATGATTGTATCAATGAAATCAAAAAAGCTTTTCCTGAAATTGAAAATATTAATGTGAATTTAACTTCCAATGTCAGCACAAAATTTGAGAAAACAAAAAACTCAATTCTACCAGATGTAAAAAACACAATAGCTGTTGCCAGCGGGAAAGGTGGGGTAGGAAAAAGTACTGTCGCTGCTAATATTGCAATTGCTCTCTCTAAATTAGGAA
This is a stretch of genomic DNA from Rosettibacter firmus. It encodes these proteins:
- a CDS encoding metal-dependent transcriptional regulator, translating into MTTISKENYLKLIYIHTIDKNTGAATSRIAKRLSITNSAISGMAKKLAKEGLITYTKYKGMQLTKEGKKAALKVVRKHRLWESFLLEVLKIPWSEVHKEAELLEHNTSDSLIDKIDEYLGYPEIDPHGHPIPKKDGTLPKLPKLICMNQCEVGNIYELSQVDDTDERLIKYLSKIGLFINVPFEVSDIVSYDKSLIVKFSNKTVTISDKVARNIMVKPVKKAR
- a CDS encoding metal-dependent transcriptional regulator, yielding MNLIFLSGILVLIIAFFMLKKYLSKLNDMKKYREKVLFEDALKYMFDCEFKLSECTIDSLKETLLINEETARQLIYKLEKLGLVTEQNNIVRLTDLGRENALKIVRIHRLLERYLAEKTNIKETEWHRIAEEKEHEIDIEDANKISIELGNPLLDPHGDPIPNEKGNIHFRKQIFLDELDEGKYAQILHIEDEPDEIFSVINSHKIYPDMKLKIIKKFKDEIIIEVEGREIKLSTEVAKNISVKEIEESNYSKINVKPLSSLKTGEIAEVNYLSKALRGEQRRRLLDLGIVPGTKIKPVLESIGKEPVAYEVRGTLIALRKNQAENIFVKEIK